In Actinobacillus indolicus, a single genomic region encodes these proteins:
- the pflA gene encoding pyruvate formate lyase 1-activating protein, whose protein sequence is MSVLARYHSYESCGTVDGPGIRFILFLQGCLMRCKYCHNRDTWDLEGGKEISVEDLMKEVVTYKHFMRATGGGVTASGGEAVLQMEFVRDWFRACKAEGIDTCLDTNGFVRHYSEVVDEMLDVTDLVMLDLKQLNEEIHKDLIGVSNRRTLDFARYLHKRNQRTWIRYVVVPGHTDADEDIHLLGQFIQGMDNIEKVELLPYHRLGAHKWKTLGLEYELEDVMPPTKESLEHIKGIIESYGHTVKY, encoded by the coding sequence ATGTCTGTTTTAGCACGTTATCACTCTTATGAATCTTGTGGCACAGTAGATGGCCCTGGTATTCGTTTTATTTTGTTTTTACAGGGCTGTTTAATGCGTTGTAAATATTGTCACAACCGTGATACTTGGGATCTGGAAGGTGGAAAAGAGATTTCTGTCGAAGATCTTATGAAAGAAGTGGTGACCTATAAACACTTTATGCGTGCAACGGGTGGCGGAGTGACTGCATCTGGTGGAGAGGCTGTATTGCAGATGGAATTTGTACGCGACTGGTTTCGGGCGTGTAAAGCTGAAGGCATTGATACTTGTTTAGATACGAATGGCTTTGTCCGTCATTATTCAGAAGTTGTAGATGAAATGCTGGATGTGACCGATCTCGTGATGCTAGATCTTAAACAGCTAAATGAAGAAATCCATAAAGATCTAATAGGCGTTTCAAATAGACGAACTTTAGATTTTGCTCGATATTTACATAAACGTAATCAGAGAACGTGGATACGTTATGTTGTCGTGCCAGGACATACTGATGCGGATGAAGATATTCATTTACTTGGGCAGTTTATCCAAGGTATGGATAATATTGAAAAAGTCGAACTTCTGCCATATCACCGTTTAGGTGCTCATAAATGGAAAACCTTAGGGCTGGAATATGAATTGGAGGATGTAATGCCTCCGACGAAAGAGTCTTTAGAGCATATTAAAGGCATCATTGAAAGCTATGGACATACAGTAAAATACTAA
- a CDS encoding LexA family protein produces MAQLRQLTRERSYQPMPLYRDSNTHRSIRLDLNALCIRKPKETFFVHVKNPNLISWGIELDDLLIVESSDSFDINDLLVVEKQGEYKFYQFFNEIGNEKILFSLDVSEPNLRIRHWEEVNVAGVITNVVHQMKSRTSQRKYAA; encoded by the coding sequence ATGGCACAACTTAGACAACTCACTCGCGAACGCTCATATCAACCTATGCCGTTATATCGTGATTCAAATACGCATCGTTCTATTCGATTAGATCTTAATGCGCTTTGTATTCGCAAACCAAAAGAGACATTTTTCGTCCATGTTAAAAACCCTAATTTAATTTCTTGGGGGATCGAACTAGATGATCTTTTGATCGTTGAAAGTAGCGATTCATTTGATATCAACGATCTACTTGTCGTTGAAAAACAAGGAGAATATAAGTTTTATCAATTTTTCAATGAAATTGGTAATGAAAAGATTCTATTTTCTTTAGATGTGAGTGAACCAAATTTGCGTATTCGTCATTGGGAAGAAGTGAATGTGGCAGGGGTGATTACCAACGTGGTACACCAAATGAAAAGCCGCACATCTCAACGAAAATATGCGGCTTAA
- a CDS encoding NlpC/P60 family protein — MQKSFFSLTKSFLLSTLILTAVGFSSTSYASLSSQAATPTQLIKARAATQTEIEKFSSNKSTDASQKVLSVYRNWAGTRYRLGGTTKAGIDCSAFVKKTMSSAFNLHLPRSTAEQKSVGRSISKSDLRPGDLVFFRKNHHVGVYIGGGKFVHASSSRGVTTSSLSENYWSRNYTQSRRVL, encoded by the coding sequence ATGCAAAAATCATTTTTTTCTTTAACAAAATCCTTTCTACTTTCTACGCTTATCCTAACAGCGGTAGGTTTTTCTTCTACTTCTTACGCAAGTTTGAGTTCTCAAGCAGCCACACCGACACAATTGATTAAAGCAAGAGCAGCGACACAAACAGAAATAGAAAAATTTAGTAGCAATAAGTCCACTGACGCAAGCCAAAAAGTATTAAGCGTATACCGTAATTGGGCGGGTACACGTTACCGTTTAGGTGGCACAACTAAAGCAGGTATTGATTGCTCTGCATTTGTTAAAAAAACCATGAGTTCTGCATTTAATTTACATCTCCCACGATCAACCGCTGAACAAAAAAGCGTTGGACGTTCTATTTCAAAATCCGATTTACGCCCAGGCGATTTAGTCTTTTTCCGTAAAAATCACCACGTAGGTGTTTATATTGGCGGTGGAAAATTTGTTCATGCAAGTTCGAGCCGTGGTGTAACAACAAGCTCACTTTCTGAAAATTATTGGTCTCGAAACTATACTCAGTCTCGTCGAGTACTTTAG
- the nfo gene encoding deoxyribonuclease IV, with protein sequence MKYIGAHVSASGGVENAVLRSVEIGANAFALFTKNQRQWKAPPLKADTIEKFKRFCKVHHFSADHILPHDSYLINLGNPDAENLTKSREAFIDEMQRCDQLGLKLLNFHPGSHLNQITEKECLARIAESINIAHVAVPNVIAVIENTAGQGSNLGWRFEHLAEIIEQVEDKSRVGVCLDTCHLFSAGYDISSLETSENTFSEFDRIVGFPYLKGMHINGSKTALGSRVDRHHTLREGTIGTEVFKFIMNSAHFDNIPLILETIEPEIWAEEIKFLRSLEQI encoded by the coding sequence ATGAAATATATTGGAGCTCATGTCAGTGCATCTGGTGGCGTAGAAAATGCGGTACTGCGTTCCGTAGAAATTGGTGCAAATGCGTTTGCCCTTTTTACAAAAAATCAGCGCCAATGGAAAGCACCGCCATTAAAAGCAGATACCATTGAAAAATTTAAACGTTTTTGTAAAGTGCATCACTTTTCCGCAGATCATATTCTTCCCCATGATAGTTATTTAATCAATTTGGGAAATCCCGATGCAGAAAACTTGACAAAGTCTAGAGAAGCCTTTATTGATGAAATGCAACGTTGTGATCAGCTAGGATTAAAGCTTCTTAATTTTCACCCTGGTAGTCATTTGAATCAGATCACAGAAAAGGAATGTTTAGCGCGTATCGCAGAGTCAATTAATATCGCTCATGTTGCTGTTCCTAATGTGATTGCTGTCATTGAAAATACTGCGGGGCAAGGTTCAAATTTAGGTTGGCGTTTTGAACATCTGGCGGAAATTATCGAACAAGTCGAAGATAAAAGCCGAGTTGGCGTCTGCTTAGATACCTGCCATTTATTCTCAGCTGGCTATGATATTAGTTCTTTAGAAACTAGTGAAAACACATTTTCTGAATTTGACCGTATTGTTGGATTTCCTTATCTTAAAGGAATGCATATTAACGGTTCAAAAACAGCATTGGGGAGTCGAGTTGATAGACATCACACATTAAGAGAAGGCACTATTGGTACGGAAGTCTTCAAATTTATTATGAATAGTGCTCATTTTGACAACATTCCGCTCATTTTAGAAACAATCGAACCAGAAATTTGGGCTGAAGAGATAAAATTTCTACGATCTTTGGAACAAATCTAG
- a CDS encoding TorD/DmsD family molecular chaperone, with product MSNTNINDFSLFCRLFGNLFYREPTDPILTGTFAWLQQDNLRQYWALATDVQSEQALTVIAQGANPTEQAGSYQALFAKEGAIDTRISAYGLDLAEFILFRQQRGMPELENPDHVGLLLLTASWIEDNLDSLAAQQHFFEQFLLPCLSKFLGKVEAFDTGFYKALAQLTRDVLAAMADELEESETKI from the coding sequence ATGAGTAATACAAATATTAACGACTTTTCACTGTTTTGCCGATTATTCGGTAACCTTTTTTATCGTGAACCGACAGATCCTATCCTAACGGGTACATTTGCTTGGTTACAGCAAGATAACTTGCGTCAGTATTGGGCTCTTGCAACAGATGTTCAAAGTGAGCAGGCTCTAACTGTCATCGCTCAAGGTGCTAACCCTACGGAACAAGCGGGTAGTTATCAAGCTCTTTTTGCAAAAGAGGGGGCTATTGATACAAGAATTTCTGCCTATGGATTAGATTTAGCAGAATTCATTCTATTCCGTCAGCAACGGGGAATGCCAGAATTAGAAAATCCCGATCATGTTGGATTGCTATTACTGACAGCCTCTTGGATTGAAGATAATCTGGATTCTCTCGCAGCACAGCAACACTTTTTTGAACAATTTTTACTTCCTTGTTTAAGTAAATTTTTAGGTAAAGTAGAAGCTTTTGATACAGGCTTTTATAAAGCACTCGCTCAGCTTACTCGAGATGTATTAGCAGCAATGGCAGACGAGTTAGAAGAAAGTGAAACAAAAATATAA
- the gltB gene encoding glutamate synthase large subunit gives MTKLYDGSFERENCGFGLIANIDGVQSHKVVRNGILGLSRMQHRGAILADGKTGDGCGLSLQMPESFFRAIAAESGFTLAKIFGVGQIFLPRDEALAKAYIEIINEELTQETLGIPAWRDVPTNPSVLGSIALADMPSIKQVFINAPSGWRVQDLQRRLFVARRRIEKRIDHPDFYICSFSNQTIVYKGLCMPKDLPKFYLDLADLRMQTAICLFHQRFSTNTQPRWKLAQPFRYLAHNGEINTISGNRAWARARAYKYRTPLIPDLQTAAPFVNETGSDSSSLDNMLELFVSGGMDLFRAMRLLVPPAWQQNPDMSDDLRAFYDFNSMHMEPWDGPAGIVLTDGRYAACNLDRNGLRPARYVITQDRLITIASEVGIWNYAPDEVVEKGRVGPGQLLVIDTKKGKLLHSDEIDNEVRARHPYREWLNKHVQRLIPFEQLPENEVGEASLDELQLKVYQKQFLYDKEELENVIRVLGESGQEAVGSMGDDTPFAVLSERPRVLFDYFRQYFAQVTNPPIDPLREAHVMSLATSIGREMSVFFEAEGMSHRVNFKSPILVYSDMQQILRLPEEHYKHTVLDATFNPDELNLKQAIEQLCEQAKQAVRDKTVLLIVSDRNITAERQPIPSALAVGALQTCLVEANLRCDTNILVETAEARNPHHFAVLIGLGATAVYPYLAYETIADLVQKGAISKPLRVAIANFRNGINKGLYKIMSKMGISCVSSYRCARLFEVVGLNSDVTNLCFPGITSRIEGASFADLEQQQTACRKKAWRNSQDIDMGGYLKYKPQGEYHAYNPDVVNTLQAAVNTGDYEKYKAFRDVVNSRPITTIRDMLRLKTEAGKAIELHRVEPAENLYKRFDSAAMSIGALSPEAHEALAVAMNRLGGYSNSGEGGEDPKRYGTEKVSKIKQVASGRFGVTPAYLMSAEVIQIKVAQGAKPGEGGQLPGDKVTPYIAQLRYAVPGSTLISPPPHHDIYSIEDLAQLIFDLKQINPKALISVKLVSLPGVGTIATGVAKAYADLITIAGYDGGTGASPLTSVKYCGSPWELGLAEAQQALVENNLRHKVRLQVDGGLKTGLDIVKAAILGAESFGFGTAPMVALGCRYLRICHLNNCATGVATQDDTLRNKHYHGLPEKAMNYFKFIAQDVREILAELGVEKLTDLIGRTDLLEIINGKTAKQQGLALDKLLYSPKVPDGSSRFCTQANPAFDQGLLNKAIVAQAQNAFESGLSADLDFDISNLDRSVGATLSGLVAQRYGNRGNPLQTFNINLNGTAGQSFGVWLAGGVNLNLTGDANDYVGKGMAGGRIVIKPHNGVAFKAEDATIAGNTCLYGATGGELFASGRAGERFAVRNSGALAVVEGIGDNGCEYMTGGVVTILGKTGINFGAGMTGGFAYVYDVDGKFANRINPELVEGLSINELPTHQEHLRGLLSRHVELTRSAIGERILANWDDYVGRFVLVKPKANDINALLGHKRRTVNELGAVVQ, from the coding sequence ATGACAAAACTTTATGACGGCTCATTTGAGCGTGAAAACTGTGGGTTTGGCTTGATTGCCAATATAGATGGCGTGCAGAGCCACAAAGTGGTTCGTAATGGTATTTTAGGTTTATCTCGTATGCAGCACCGCGGGGCGATTTTGGCAGATGGCAAAACGGGGGATGGTTGCGGTCTTTCTTTGCAAATGCCAGAGAGCTTTTTTCGTGCGATTGCAGCGGAAAGTGGTTTTACCTTGGCAAAAATTTTCGGTGTCGGGCAGATTTTTTTACCGCGAGATGAAGCTCTGGCAAAAGCCTATATTGAAATTATCAATGAAGAATTAACTCAAGAAACCTTAGGTATTCCTGCGTGGCGTGATGTGCCGACCAATCCGTCTGTATTGGGATCCATTGCGTTGGCGGATATGCCAAGCATAAAACAGGTATTTATTAATGCACCAAGCGGCTGGCGTGTACAGGATTTGCAACGCCGTTTGTTTGTGGCTCGTCGTCGTATTGAGAAACGTATTGATCACCCTGATTTCTACATTTGTAGTTTTTCCAATCAAACCATTGTCTATAAAGGCTTATGTATGCCGAAAGATTTGCCGAAATTCTATTTGGATTTGGCGGATCTGCGTATGCAGACGGCAATTTGTTTATTCCACCAACGCTTTTCAACCAATACGCAACCGCGTTGGAAGTTGGCACAGCCGTTCCGTTATTTAGCTCATAACGGTGAGATCAATACAATTTCGGGCAACCGGGCATGGGCGAGAGCGCGTGCTTACAAATACCGCACACCGTTAATTCCTGACCTACAAACCGCGGCACCGTTTGTTAATGAAACGGGCTCGGATTCTAGCTCGTTGGATAATATGTTAGAGCTGTTCGTCAGCGGTGGTATGGACTTGTTCCGTGCAATGCGTTTGCTTGTACCGCCGGCGTGGCAACAAAACCCGGATATGAGTGACGATTTGCGTGCATTTTATGATTTCAACTCTATGCATATGGAGCCATGGGATGGCCCTGCGGGAATTGTTTTAACCGATGGTCGTTATGCCGCTTGTAACCTTGACCGTAATGGTTTACGCCCTGCGCGTTATGTGATTACGCAAGACCGTTTGATTACGATTGCCTCCGAAGTCGGTATTTGGAATTACGCTCCCGATGAAGTCGTGGAAAAAGGACGTGTCGGTCCGGGGCAATTATTGGTGATTGATACCAAAAAAGGCAAATTATTGCATTCTGATGAAATTGACAATGAAGTCCGTGCAAGACACCCTTACCGTGAGTGGTTAAACAAGCATGTTCAACGTTTAATTCCGTTTGAGCAACTGCCTGAAAACGAAGTGGGTGAAGCGTCACTGGATGAGTTACAACTCAAAGTGTATCAAAAGCAGTTCCTTTATGATAAGGAAGAGCTGGAAAATGTGATTCGTGTGTTGGGTGAAAGCGGACAGGAAGCGGTCGGTTCAATGGGTGATGATACGCCTTTTGCGGTGTTGAGCGAACGCCCTCGTGTGCTGTTTGATTATTTCCGTCAATACTTTGCTCAAGTCACGAACCCACCGATTGACCCATTGCGTGAAGCCCATGTGATGAGCCTTGCCACCAGTATCGGCCGTGAAATGAGCGTGTTCTTTGAAGCAGAAGGCATGTCGCATCGAGTGAATTTCAAATCGCCGATTTTGGTGTATTCCGATATGCAACAGATTTTGCGTTTGCCAGAAGAGCATTATAAACATACTGTATTGGATGCGACCTTTAACCCTGATGAACTGAATTTAAAACAGGCGATAGAGCAGTTATGCGAACAGGCAAAACAAGCTGTGCGTGACAAAACCGTGTTGTTGATTGTGTCTGACCGTAATATCACGGCTGAACGCCAACCGATTCCAAGTGCCTTAGCGGTGGGGGCGTTGCAAACCTGTTTGGTAGAAGCGAACCTGCGTTGTGATACCAACATTTTGGTGGAAACCGCAGAAGCGCGCAATCCACATCATTTTGCGGTGTTAATCGGTTTAGGGGCAACAGCAGTTTATCCCTATCTTGCCTATGAAACCATTGCTGATTTGGTACAAAAAGGTGCGATTAGCAAACCACTGCGTGTGGCGATTGCTAATTTCCGCAACGGAATCAACAAAGGCTTATACAAAATTATGTCGAAAATGGGCATTTCTTGTGTGTCGTCCTACCGTTGTGCCAGATTGTTTGAAGTGGTCGGCTTAAATAGTGATGTGACCAACCTTTGCTTCCCAGGTATCACCAGCCGTATCGAAGGGGCAAGTTTTGCAGATTTAGAGCAACAACAGACCGCTTGTCGTAAAAAAGCATGGAGAAATAGTCAGGATATTGATATGGGCGGTTATCTTAAATATAAACCGCAAGGCGAATACCATGCCTATAATCCTGATGTAGTAAATACCTTACAGGCGGCAGTAAATACAGGCGATTACGAAAAATATAAAGCTTTCCGTGATGTGGTAAATAGCCGTCCGATTACCACTATCCGTGATATGTTACGTTTAAAAACTGAAGCGGGTAAAGCGATTGAGCTTCATCGTGTTGAACCGGCGGAAAACTTATACAAACGCTTTGACAGTGCGGCAATGTCTATCGGTGCATTAAGCCCCGAAGCCCACGAAGCCTTAGCTGTGGCAATGAACCGCTTGGGGGGCTATTCCAACTCAGGTGAAGGCGGTGAAGATCCGAAACGTTATGGCACAGAAAAAGTGTCGAAAATCAAACAAGTGGCATCGGGTCGTTTTGGTGTTACCCCTGCTTACTTAATGAGTGCCGAAGTTATTCAAATCAAAGTGGCACAAGGGGCAAAACCAGGGGAAGGCGGTCAGTTACCAGGGGATAAAGTCACCCCATATATCGCCCAACTTCGCTATGCGGTTCCGGGTTCAACCTTGATTTCACCACCGCCACACCACGATATTTACTCGATTGAAGACTTGGCACAGTTGATTTTCGACTTAAAACAGATCAACCCGAAAGCCTTAATCTCAGTCAAACTCGTTTCCTTACCGGGTGTTGGTACGATTGCGACAGGTGTGGCAAAAGCCTATGCGGATTTAATCACCATTGCAGGCTATGATGGCGGTACGGGTGCAAGCCCATTAACCAGTGTGAAATACTGCGGTTCACCGTGGGAACTTGGCTTGGCAGAAGCTCAACAAGCCTTGGTGGAAAACAATCTACGTCATAAAGTTCGTTTACAAGTCGATGGCGGTTTAAAAACAGGTTTAGACATTGTGAAAGCGGCGATTTTAGGGGCAGAAAGTTTCGGTTTTGGTACAGCGCCAATGGTCGCATTAGGCTGTCGCTACCTACGTATCTGCCACTTAAATAACTGTGCAACAGGCGTGGCAACACAAGACGATACTTTGCGTAATAAGCATTACCACGGCTTACCTGAAAAAGCGATGAACTACTTTAAATTTATCGCCCAAGATGTGCGTGAAATTTTGGCAGAACTCGGTGTAGAGAAATTAACCGACTTAATCGGTCGCACCGACTTATTAGAAATCATCAATGGCAAAACCGCAAAACAACAAGGTTTAGCCTTGGATAAATTGCTCTATTCGCCAAAAGTGCCAGACGGTAGTAGCCGTTTCTGCACCCAAGCCAACCCTGCTTTTGACCAAGGTTTGTTGAATAAAGCGATTGTGGCACAAGCGCAAAATGCTTTTGAAAGCGGTTTGTCTGCCGACTTGGATTTCGACATCAGCAACTTAGACCGCTCTGTGGGGGCAACCCTTTCAGGCTTGGTGGCACAACGCTACGGCAACCGTGGCAATCCGTTGCAAACCTTCAACATCAACCTAAACGGCACCGCAGGACAAAGTTTTGGTGTTTGGTTAGCGGGTGGCGTGAACCTAAACTTAACCGGTGATGCTAACGACTATGTGGGTAAAGGTATGGCAGGCGGCCGCATTGTGATTAAACCACACAATGGCGTTGCCTTTAAAGCTGAGGATGCCACTATTGCAGGCAACACTTGCCTTTACGGTGCAACAGGGGGCGAACTCTTTGCATCAGGTCGTGCAGGTGAACGCTTTGCGGTGCGTAACTCAGGGGCGTTAGCGGTAGTTGAAGGTATCGGTGATAACGGCTGTGAATATATGACCGGCGGTGTCGTCACTATTTTAGGTAAAACAGGTATCAACTTCGGTGCAGGTATGACGGGCGGCTTTGCCTATGTTTATGATGTAGACGGGAAATTTGCCAACCGTATCAACCCTGAATTAGTTGAGGGCTTAAGTATCAATGAGTTACCGACTCACCAAGAGCATCTGCGTGGTTTACTTTCCCGCCACGTTGAATTAACCCGCAGTGCGATTGGCGAACGTATCCTCGCCAACTGGGATGATTATGTCGGACGTTTTGTGTTAGTCAAACCGAAAGCGAATGACATTAACGCCCTGTTAGGACACAAACGCCGTACTGTGAATGAGTTGGGTGCTGTGGTGCAGTAA
- a CDS encoding FAD-dependent oxidoreductase: MSRDNVYQFIDLPRVDPSKIPLHSRKTEFIEIYQIFSDAQAESQSDRCLECGNPYCQHKCPLHNNIPNWLRLAKEGRIIDAAELAHSTNSLPEVCGRVCPQDRLCEGSCTLNAEFGAVTIGNVEKYITEKAFEMGWRPSVKNVPKANKKVAVIGAGPAGLGCADVLIRNGVDVVVYERQQEIGGLLTFGIPSFKLEKNVMSRRREIFSEMGIEFKLGVEIGKDISLDDLVAQYDAVFLGVGTYQGMKANIPNEQAQGVYSALPFLIGNTQHLLGFDAPDYVSMADKRVVVLGGGDTAMDCVRTSVRQGAAEVTCVYRRDAANMPGSRKEYSNAKEEGVEFQFNAQPVEIEAEPVAVETDHSGKVTGIKIVKTQLGEPDANGRRQAEIIEGSEEVIPCDAVIIAFGFAPHEMPWLASIGVTTDKRGRIATTGELKQQTANPKVFAGGDITRGSDLVVTAVAEGRDAAQSIMEYLEV; encoded by the coding sequence ATGAGCCGAGATAATGTTTACCAATTTATTGATTTACCCCGTGTTGATCCGTCAAAGATTCCATTACACAGCCGTAAAACCGAATTTATTGAGATCTATCAGATTTTTAGTGATGCACAAGCAGAATCACAATCTGACCGCTGTTTAGAGTGCGGCAATCCCTACTGCCAACATAAATGCCCGTTACACAACAATATTCCCAACTGGCTACGTTTAGCAAAAGAAGGACGCATTATTGATGCCGCCGAGTTAGCTCACAGCACCAATAGCTTGCCGGAAGTCTGCGGACGCGTTTGCCCTCAAGACCGCTTGTGTGAAGGTTCTTGCACTTTAAATGCGGAATTCGGTGCAGTCACTATCGGTAATGTTGAAAAATACATCACCGAAAAAGCCTTTGAAATGGGCTGGCGACCAAGCGTGAAAAATGTACCGAAAGCCAATAAAAAAGTGGCGGTTATCGGCGCAGGCCCTGCCGGTTTAGGCTGTGCCGATGTATTGATCCGCAACGGTGTTGATGTTGTCGTGTATGAACGCCAACAAGAAATCGGGGGCTTGCTCACGTTCGGGATTCCGTCATTTAAATTGGAAAAAAATGTGATGAGCCGTCGCCGTGAGATTTTTAGTGAAATGGGCATTGAGTTTAAACTGGGTGTAGAAATCGGCAAAGATATCAGCCTTGACGATTTGGTGGCTCAATATGATGCCGTTTTCTTGGGTGTTGGCACCTATCAAGGTATGAAAGCCAACATTCCAAACGAACAAGCACAAGGCGTATATTCCGCTCTGCCATTTTTGATCGGCAATACACAACATTTGCTTGGCTTTGATGCCCCTGATTACGTGTCTATGGCGGACAAACGTGTCGTGGTACTTGGCGGTGGCGATACTGCAATGGACTGTGTGCGTACTTCGGTACGTCAAGGCGCGGCAGAAGTCACCTGCGTCTATCGTCGTGATGCCGCCAATATGCCGGGCAGCCGTAAGGAATACAGCAATGCCAAAGAAGAGGGTGTCGAGTTCCAATTCAACGCACAACCGGTGGAAATTGAAGCCGAACCGGTCGCGGTTGAAACCGATCATTCAGGCAAAGTGACGGGAATTAAAATCGTCAAAACCCAACTGGGTGAACCTGATGCGAATGGTCGTCGTCAAGCCGAAATCATTGAAGGCAGTGAGGAAGTGATTCCTTGTGATGCCGTTATCATCGCCTTCGGCTTCGCCCCACACGAAATGCCTTGGCTTGCCTCAATCGGTGTCACCACAGACAAACGTGGCAGAATTGCAACAACTGGCGAACTTAAACAACAAACTGCTAATCCAAAAGTCTTTGCTGGTGGTGATATTACCCGTGGTTCAGACCTTGTGGTTACCGCTGTTGCTGAAGGGCGTGATGCAGCACAGAGCATTATGGAGTATTTAGAAGTGTAG
- the tyrS gene encoding tyrosine--tRNA ligase — MTQSIETVLAELKRGVEDVYSEADLIEKLKENRPLRVKLGADPTAPDIHLGHTVVLNKLRQFQNFGHEVIFLIGDFTATVGDPSGKNTTRPPLSREDVLRNAETYKEQIYKILDPQKTRIVFNSDWLGKLGTVGMIRLASNYTVARMLERDDFKKRFANNQSIAIHEFIYPLLQGHDSVALEADIELGGTDQTFNLLIGRELQKAAGQKPQVAMTLPLLVGLDGEKKMSKSLGNYIGVTEAPNEMFGKIMSISDELMWDWYNLLSFRPLTEIAQLKADVDAGKNPRDVKILLAKEIIARFHSEADADAAEQEFINRFQKGAMPDEMPEFTFEGEIGLAALLKEAGLVPSTSEAIRSAQQGGVKIDGEKVDDVKQNAQKGTFVYQVGKRKFARVTVK, encoded by the coding sequence ATGACACAATCTATTGAAACCGTTCTCGCTGAACTTAAACGTGGCGTAGAAGATGTTTATTCAGAAGCAGATTTAATTGAGAAATTAAAAGAAAATCGTCCGTTACGCGTAAAACTTGGGGCAGATCCGACCGCTCCAGATATTCACTTAGGGCATACAGTCGTATTAAATAAACTTCGCCAATTCCAAAATTTTGGTCACGAAGTGATTTTCTTAATTGGTGACTTTACGGCAACAGTGGGCGATCCATCAGGTAAAAATACAACTCGTCCGCCACTTTCTCGTGAAGATGTACTACGCAACGCTGAAACTTATAAAGAGCAGATCTATAAAATTTTAGATCCACAAAAAACCCGTATTGTGTTTAACTCTGATTGGTTAGGCAAATTGGGTACGGTTGGTATGATTCGTTTAGCATCAAACTACACGGTGGCTCGTATGTTAGAGCGCGATGACTTCAAAAAACGTTTTGCTAACAACCAATCTATTGCCATTCACGAATTTATCTACCCATTATTGCAAGGTCACGACTCTGTGGCATTAGAGGCAGATATTGAGCTTGGCGGTACAGACCAAACCTTTAACTTATTGATTGGTCGTGAGTTACAAAAAGCAGCTGGGCAGAAGCCACAGGTCGCCATGACATTACCACTGCTTGTTGGTTTAGACGGCGAGAAAAAAATGTCGAAATCACTCGGTAACTATATCGGCGTTACCGAAGCACCAAACGAAATGTTCGGCAAAATTATGTCGATTTCTGATGAATTAATGTGGGATTGGTACAACTTACTTTCATTCCGCCCATTAACTGAAATTGCACAGTTAAAAGCCGATGTAGATGCAGGCAAAAACCCACGTGATGTGAAAATTTTATTGGCGAAAGAGATTATCGCTCGTTTCCATTCTGAAGCAGATGCAGATGCGGCGGAACAAGAGTTTATCAACCGCTTCCAAAAAGGTGCAATGCCAGATGAAATGCCTGAATTTACCTTTGAAGGTGAAATCGGTTTAGCAGCATTATTAAAAGAGGCTGGCTTAGTGCCTTCAACATCAGAAGCAATCCGTTCTGCACAACAAGGTGGCGTGAAAATTGACGGCGAAAAAGTGGATGATGTGAAACAAAATGCACAGAAAGGGACTTTTGTTTACCAAGTTGGTAAACGTAAGTTTGCGAGAGTGACTGTGAAATAA